One Halomonas sp. M4R1S46 genomic window carries:
- the rep gene encoding DNA helicase Rep — protein MTPSITSRLAKLNPRQQEAVRAIDGPCLVLAGAGSGKTSVITTKIAYLVQECGMSARRIAAVTFTNKAAREMKERVGQMLKGREGHGLTVSTFHTLGLNIIRGELKALGYKPGFSLFDPEDAKALLRDLMNKDAQVDAEAINQVQAAISNWKNDLVLPGQALSHVADDSEQFAARVYEAYVRHLKAYNAVDFDDLILLPVTLLRDDPEALARWRRKIHYMLVDEYQDTNVSQYQLVRMLMGERQTFTVVGDDDQSIYAWRGARPENLVTLGEDFPRLNVIKLEQNYRSTGTILRAANTLISNNPHVYEKTLWSDMGRGEAIRVVVNRHEEAEAERVASEILTRRIKERAEWRDFAVLYRGNFQARLLELKLQHYQVPYKLSGGTSFFSRGEIKDAMAYLRLLINPADDNAFLRIVNVPRREIGPGTLEKLANYATERGTSLFAACHELGLAEQLPTRAVERLGRFTHFIDGVRRRMDGGDALAAIREMLRDMDYEAWLYQNASAPTIAERRMANVWTLIDQLEKSMQADPEDRAEEATASTATETDDVESAISRLVLRDILEQQAEEDDSDRVQLLTMHASKGLEFPHVYLMGLEEELLPHRNAIEVGTVEEERRLAYVGITRARRTLTLTLARQRKAYGELMDCTPSRFLDELPEDALEWEGRADREDPEKKQARGKDAIAGLRSLLG, from the coding sequence ATGACCCCCAGCATCACCAGTCGCCTCGCCAAGCTCAATCCCCGCCAGCAGGAGGCCGTGCGCGCCATCGACGGGCCCTGCCTGGTGCTGGCCGGCGCCGGCTCCGGCAAGACCAGCGTGATTACCACCAAGATCGCCTACCTGGTGCAGGAGTGCGGCATGAGCGCCCGACGCATCGCCGCGGTGACCTTCACCAACAAGGCCGCCCGGGAGATGAAGGAGCGGGTGGGACAGATGCTCAAGGGGCGCGAGGGTCACGGCCTCACCGTCTCCACCTTCCATACCCTGGGGCTCAACATCATCCGCGGCGAGCTCAAGGCGCTGGGCTACAAGCCCGGCTTCTCGCTGTTCGACCCCGAGGACGCCAAGGCCCTGCTGCGCGACCTGATGAACAAGGACGCCCAGGTCGATGCCGAGGCGATCAACCAGGTCCAGGCGGCCATCTCCAACTGGAAGAACGACCTGGTGCTGCCGGGGCAGGCGCTGTCGCATGTCGCCGACGACAGCGAGCAGTTCGCCGCGCGGGTCTACGAGGCCTATGTGCGCCACCTCAAGGCCTACAACGCGGTGGATTTCGACGACCTCATCCTGTTGCCGGTGACCCTGCTGCGCGACGATCCCGAGGCGCTGGCCCGCTGGCGGCGCAAGATCCACTACATGCTGGTGGACGAGTACCAGGACACCAACGTCAGCCAGTATCAGCTGGTGCGCATGCTGATGGGCGAACGCCAGACCTTCACCGTGGTGGGCGACGACGACCAGTCGATCTATGCCTGGCGCGGCGCGCGCCCCGAGAACCTGGTGACCCTGGGCGAGGACTTTCCGCGGCTCAACGTCATCAAGCTCGAGCAGAACTACCGCTCCACCGGCACCATCCTGCGCGCCGCCAACACCCTGATCAGCAACAACCCCCACGTCTACGAGAAGACCCTGTGGTCGGACATGGGCCGGGGCGAGGCGATCCGCGTGGTGGTCAATCGTCACGAGGAGGCCGAGGCCGAGCGGGTGGCCAGCGAGATCCTCACCCGGCGCATCAAGGAGCGCGCCGAGTGGCGCGACTTCGCGGTGCTCTACCGCGGCAACTTCCAGGCCCGGCTGCTCGAACTCAAGCTGCAGCACTACCAGGTGCCCTACAAGCTCTCCGGAGGCACCTCCTTCTTCTCCCGGGGCGAGATCAAGGACGCCATGGCCTACCTGCGGCTGCTGATCAACCCGGCCGACGACAACGCCTTCCTGCGCATCGTCAACGTGCCGCGCCGCGAGATCGGGCCCGGCACCCTGGAGAAGCTCGCCAACTACGCCACCGAGCGTGGCACCTCGCTGTTCGCCGCCTGCCACGAGCTGGGGCTGGCCGAGCAGCTGCCCACGCGGGCGGTCGAGCGCCTGGGGCGCTTCACCCACTTCATCGATGGCGTGCGCCGGCGCATGGACGGCGGCGATGCCCTGGCCGCGATCCGTGAGATGCTGCGCGACATGGACTACGAGGCCTGGCTCTACCAGAACGCCAGCGCCCCGACCATCGCCGAGCGGCGTATGGCCAATGTCTGGACGCTGATCGACCAGCTCGAGAAGTCGATGCAGGCCGACCCCGAGGACAGGGCGGAGGAGGCCACCGCGAGCACCGCGACCGAGACCGACGACGTGGAGTCGGCCATCTCGCGGCTGGTGCTGCGCGACATCCTCGAGCAGCAGGCCGAGGAGGACGACTCCGACCGCGTCCAGCTGCTGACCATGCACGCCTCCAAGGGCCTCGAGTTCCCCCATGTGTACCTGATGGGGCTCGAGGAGGAACTGCTGCCCCATCGCAACGCCATCGAGGTGGGGACCGTGGAGGAGGAGCGGCGCCTGGCCTACGTGGGCATCACCCGGGCGCGGCGCACTCTGACACTGACGCTCGCCCGACAGCGCAAGGCCTATGGCGAGCTGATGGACTGCACGCCCAGCCGCTTCCTCGACGAGCTGCCCGAGGATGCGCTGGAGTGGGAGGGACGCGCCGACCGTGAGGACCCCGAGAAGAAGCAGGCCCGCGGCAAGGACGCCATCGCCGGGCTGCGTTCGCTGTTGGGATGA
- the trmL gene encoding tRNA (uridine(34)/cytosine(34)/5-carboxymethylaminomethyluridine(34)-2'-O)-methyltransferase TrmL — translation MLDVVLYQPEIPPNTGNLIRLCANTGFRLHLIEPLGFTLDDKRLRRAGLDYHEWARVRVHRDWAAFLAAVAPGRVFAVSTRGCTGYHTPTYREGDALVFGPETRGLPQALLDALPEAQRLRIPMLPESRSLNLSNACAVVVFEAWRQLDFVGAGHPGAGHPGAGHPGVGHPAIGSEPAAEPREFE, via the coding sequence ATGCTCGACGTGGTGCTCTACCAGCCCGAGATCCCGCCCAACACCGGCAACCTGATCCGGCTGTGCGCCAATACCGGCTTCCGGCTGCACCTGATCGAGCCGCTGGGCTTCACCCTGGACGACAAGCGCCTGCGCCGTGCCGGCCTCGACTACCATGAGTGGGCCCGGGTGCGGGTGCACCGCGACTGGGCGGCCTTTCTCGCCGCCGTGGCGCCTGGCCGGGTCTTCGCCGTCTCGACCCGCGGGTGCACCGGCTACCACACCCCGACCTACCGCGAGGGCGATGCCCTGGTGTTCGGCCCCGAGACCCGCGGCCTGCCCCAGGCGCTGCTCGATGCCCTGCCCGAGGCGCAGCGCCTGCGCATCCCCATGCTTCCCGAGAGCCGCAGCCTGAACCTCTCCAATGCCTGTGCGGTGGTGGTCTTCGAGGCCTGGCGCCAGCTCGACTTCGTGGGGGCCGGCCATCCAGGGGCCGGCCATCCAGGGGCCGGCCATCCGGGGGTCGGCCATCCAGCTATCGGCAGTGAGCCCGCCGCCGAACCGAGGGAGTTCGAATGA
- the pyrE gene encoding orotate phosphoribosyltransferase produces MADQRVASSLQPYQQAFIEFAIEQGVLRFGEFTLKSGRVSPYFFNAGLFKTGCALAALGRFYAQAIADSGIAADVLFGPAYKGIPLAATTAVALADHHDRDLPYAFNRKEAKAHGEGGNIVGAELAGRILIVDDVITAGTAIREVMGLIDAAGASAAGVVVALDRQERGGDDADPRSAIQQVEAAYGMPVISIVTLDMVLEYLEVHAGEALRGHAEAIRAYRDRYGVAER; encoded by the coding sequence GTGGCGGATCAGCGCGTTGCATCGTCCCTGCAACCCTACCAGCAGGCATTCATCGAATTCGCCATCGAGCAGGGCGTGCTGCGCTTCGGCGAGTTCACCCTGAAGTCCGGCCGGGTCAGTCCCTATTTCTTCAATGCCGGCCTGTTCAAGACCGGCTGTGCCCTGGCGGCGCTGGGCCGCTTCTACGCCCAGGCCATCGCCGACAGCGGCATCGCGGCCGACGTCCTGTTCGGCCCGGCCTACAAGGGCATCCCCCTGGCCGCCACCACCGCCGTGGCCCTGGCCGACCATCATGACCGCGACCTGCCCTATGCGTTCAACCGCAAGGAGGCGAAGGCGCACGGCGAGGGCGGCAACATCGTCGGCGCCGAGCTCGCCGGGCGGATCCTGATCGTCGACGACGTCATCACCGCCGGCACCGCCATCCGCGAGGTGATGGGGCTGATCGACGCCGCCGGCGCCAGCGCCGCCGGGGTGGTGGTGGCCCTGGACCGCCAGGAGCGCGGTGGCGACGACGCCGACCCGCGCAGCGCCATCCAGCAGGTCGAGGCGGCCTACGGCATGCCGGTGATCAGCATCGTCACCCTGGACATGGTGCTCGAGTACCTCGAGGTGCATGCCGGCGAGGCGCTGCGCGGCCATGCCGAGGCCATCCGCGCCTATCGCGACCGCTACGGCGTGGCCGAGCGCTGA
- a CDS encoding exodeoxyribonuclease III, protein MKIATINVNGIREAVGRGFLDWLANQDADVVCVQNLKAKSFELDDSILYPEGYEGYFLDAEQDGFSGVGIYCRKIPKAIMYGLGFPQCDHEARFLQADYDRFSIASFLMPEGSDPAAKQAFMAQYQEYLSKMARKRREYIICGTWHIAHKTIDLENWADNQTTPGFKPEERAWMDQVFGPTGFIDTFREINRDAGEYTWWPALDQDQPRERQEGWRIDYQVVGPNFRRHVVDAWIDYDATFSEYAPLIVEYDLTL, encoded by the coding sequence ATGAAAATCGCCACCATCAATGTCAACGGCATCCGCGAGGCCGTCGGTCGGGGCTTCCTCGACTGGCTGGCCAACCAGGATGCCGACGTCGTCTGCGTGCAGAACCTCAAGGCCAAGAGTTTCGAGCTCGACGACAGCATCCTCTACCCCGAAGGCTACGAGGGCTACTTCCTCGATGCCGAGCAGGACGGCTTCTCGGGCGTCGGCATCTATTGCCGCAAGATCCCCAAGGCGATCATGTACGGCCTGGGCTTTCCCCAGTGCGATCATGAGGCGCGCTTCCTGCAGGCCGACTACGACCGCTTCAGCATCGCCAGCTTCCTGATGCCCGAAGGCAGCGACCCCGCCGCCAAGCAGGCCTTCATGGCCCAGTACCAGGAATACCTGTCGAAGATGGCCCGCAAGCGCCGCGAGTACATCATCTGCGGTACCTGGCACATCGCCCACAAGACCATCGACCTCGAGAACTGGGCCGACAACCAGACCACCCCCGGCTTCAAGCCCGAGGAGCGCGCCTGGATGGATCAGGTCTTCGGCCCGACCGGCTTCATCGACACCTTCCGCGAGATCAACCGCGACGCCGGCGAGTACACCTGGTGGCCGGCCCTGGACCAGGACCAGCCTCGGGAGCGCCAGGAGGGCTGGCGCATCGACTACCAGGTGGTCGGCCCCAACTTCCGCCGCCACGTGGTGGACGCCTGGATCGATTACGACGCGACCTTCTCCGAATATGCGCCGCTGATCGTCGAGTACGACCTGACGCTTTGA
- the rph gene encoding ribonuclease PH → MSSDIRRPSGRAPDQPRDIRLTRDYTRHAEGSVLVEFGDTRVLCNASVEAGVPRWLRGKKQGWVTAEYGMLPRATHTRGGREATRGKQGGRTLEIQRLIGRSLRAAVNLKKLGEFTITVDCDVIQADGGTRTAAITGGCVALIDAIRYLQREKLIKGDPFHQLVGSVSVGLFKGVPVVDLDYPEDSSADTDMNVVMAEGGGLIEVQGTAEAGTYSRAELNAMLDLAERAGESLFAHQREALGIRG, encoded by the coding sequence ATGTCCTCGGACATCCGGCGTCCCAGCGGACGCGCCCCCGACCAGCCCCGCGACATTCGCCTGACCCGCGATTACACCCGTCATGCCGAGGGATCGGTGCTGGTGGAGTTCGGTGACACCCGCGTGCTGTGCAACGCCAGCGTCGAGGCCGGCGTGCCGCGCTGGCTGCGCGGCAAGAAGCAGGGCTGGGTCACCGCCGAGTACGGCATGCTGCCCCGGGCGACCCACACCCGCGGCGGCCGCGAGGCCACGCGGGGCAAGCAGGGCGGCCGGACGCTGGAGATCCAGCGGCTGATCGGCCGCTCGCTGCGGGCGGCGGTGAACCTCAAGAAGCTCGGCGAGTTCACCATCACCGTGGACTGCGACGTCATCCAGGCCGATGGCGGCACCCGCACCGCGGCCATCACCGGCGGCTGCGTGGCGCTGATCGATGCCATCCGCTACCTGCAGCGCGAGAAGCTGATCAAGGGCGACCCCTTCCACCAACTGGTCGGCTCGGTCTCGGTGGGCCTGTTCAAGGGGGTGCCGGTGGTCGACCTGGACTACCCCGAGGACTCCAGTGCCGACACCGACATGAACGTGGTGATGGCCGAGGGCGGCGGGTTGATCGAGGTGCAGGGCACCGCCGAGGCCGGCACCTACAGCCGCGCGGAGCTCAATGCCATGCTCGATCTGGCCGAGCGGGCCGGCGAGTCGCTGTTCGCCCATCAGCGCGAGGCGCTGGGCATTCGCGGCTGA
- a CDS encoding YicC/YloC family endoribonuclease, with protein MVHSMTAFSRQDRDADWGRLQLELRSVNQRYLEPHFRLPEALRDLEPVFRDALRGRLARGKVECQLRFAPADGDSALAVNRPRLEALAAALGEVRETVPKAAMPDALALLDHPGVLETPGPDMEAIKAEARGLFGAALDDLVAGRAREGEQLAALIHERLAAIRVQVAEVRRLMPEILERQRRQLLERLEAMRAELDPQRLEAELVLLAQKADVAEELDRLETHVLEVERQLKQKGPIGRRLDFLMQELNREANTLSSKSVVAESTRCAVELKVLIEQMREQIQNIE; from the coding sequence ATGGTCCACAGCATGACGGCCTTTTCGCGGCAGGACCGCGACGCCGACTGGGGCCGGCTGCAGCTGGAGCTGCGCTCGGTCAACCAGCGCTATCTCGAACCCCATTTCCGGCTGCCCGAGGCCCTTCGCGACCTGGAGCCCGTCTTCCGCGACGCCCTGCGCGGTCGCCTGGCCCGGGGCAAGGTGGAGTGCCAGCTGCGCTTCGCTCCCGCCGACGGCGACAGCGCCCTGGCGGTCAACCGCCCGCGCCTGGAAGCCCTGGCCGCCGCCCTCGGCGAGGTTCGCGAGACCGTTCCCAAGGCCGCCATGCCCGATGCCCTGGCGCTGCTCGACCACCCCGGCGTGCTGGAGACGCCAGGCCCGGACATGGAAGCCATCAAGGCCGAGGCCAGGGGGCTGTTCGGCGCCGCCCTGGACGACCTGGTCGCCGGTCGCGCCCGGGAGGGCGAGCAGCTCGCCGCCCTGATCCACGAGCGCCTCGCGGCCATCCGCGTCCAGGTGGCCGAGGTCCGTCGCCTGATGCCGGAGATCCTCGAGCGCCAGCGCCGCCAGCTGCTCGAACGCCTCGAGGCCATGCGTGCCGAGCTCGACCCCCAGCGCCTGGAGGCCGAGCTGGTGCTGCTGGCCCAGAAGGCCGACGTGGCCGAGGAACTCGACCGCCTGGAGACCCATGTCCTCGAGGTGGAGCGCCAGCTCAAGCAGAAGGGGCCGATCGGCCGGCGCCTCGACTTCCTGATGCAGGAGCTCAATCGCGAGGCCAATACCCTGTCGTCGAAATCGGTGGTCGCCGAGTCGACCCGCTGCGCCGTGGAGCTCAAGGTGCTGATCGAGCAGATGCGCGAGCAGATCCAGAACATCGAGTAG
- a CDS encoding transporter substrate-binding domain-containing protein, with amino-acid sequence MTVTSSASPLPGVPRLLVRLAAILVIAGLVAAPATGRGQPSAGVAPDNAGRVIVVGGDHYHPPYEFLDEDGRPAGYNVELTRAIAEVMGIEVRIELGPWSEMRRRLENGEIDVLEGMSYSEGRDASFDFAPPHAIVHQSIFARRGTPPVARLEDLAGKEVIVQRGDIMQDLLIEREVGAELFPTDTHADALRALAAGQHDYALVANLPALYLSREFGLTNLVPVARPFSLRYGYAVKEGNADVLAQFSEGLAILKNTGRHQAIYAKWLGPLEQGEGLPWKRLGLIGAIASALLLLILGGIVIWNRLLKREVASRTEELHQQQQQLIQADKMTSLGILVSGVAHEINNPSGLLLLNLPVLREAYDDARPILEAHYREHGDFSLGGLPYSRMRDEIPSMLDEMLEGTQRIKRIVGDLKDFARQGSAELGERLDLNEVVGTALRLVDNSIRKATDRFETRYAEDLPAIQGNGQRIEQVVINLVLNACQALEDRDQGIRLTTRYLPGDGTVTLEVRDEGRGIDAEAINRLTDPFFTTRRECGGTGLGLSVSAGIVREHQGRLAFASRPGDGTTATLTLPAAPIRDDDRHHLDAS; translated from the coding sequence ATGACCGTGACGTCGAGCGCCTCTCCCCTCCCTGGCGTGCCCCGCCTTCTGGTCCGGCTGGCGGCGATCCTGGTGATCGCCGGCCTCGTCGCGGCGCCCGCGACCGGCCGGGGACAGCCGAGTGCCGGCGTGGCCCCGGACAACGCCGGCCGGGTGATCGTGGTCGGCGGCGACCACTACCACCCGCCCTACGAGTTCCTCGACGAGGACGGCCGCCCCGCCGGCTACAACGTCGAGCTGACCCGGGCCATCGCCGAGGTGATGGGCATCGAGGTGCGCATCGAGCTGGGGCCCTGGAGCGAGATGCGCCGCCGGCTGGAGAACGGCGAGATCGACGTCCTGGAGGGCATGTCCTACTCCGAGGGCCGCGACGCCAGCTTCGACTTCGCCCCGCCCCACGCCATCGTCCACCAGTCGATCTTCGCCCGCCGCGGCACGCCGCCCGTGGCACGCCTGGAGGACCTGGCTGGCAAGGAGGTGATCGTGCAGCGCGGCGATATCATGCAGGACCTGCTGATCGAGCGAGAGGTGGGGGCCGAGCTGTTCCCCACCGACACTCATGCCGACGCGCTGCGCGCCCTCGCCGCCGGCCAGCACGACTATGCCCTGGTGGCCAATCTCCCGGCACTGTACCTCAGCCGTGAGTTCGGGCTGACCAACCTGGTGCCGGTCGCCCGCCCCTTCTCGCTGCGCTACGGCTATGCGGTGAAGGAGGGCAATGCCGACGTGCTGGCCCAGTTCAGCGAGGGCCTGGCGATCCTCAAGAACACCGGCCGTCACCAGGCCATCTACGCCAAGTGGCTGGGTCCGCTGGAGCAGGGGGAGGGCCTGCCGTGGAAGCGACTCGGCCTGATCGGGGCCATCGCCTCGGCGCTGTTGCTGCTGATTCTCGGCGGCATCGTGATCTGGAACCGCCTGCTCAAGCGCGAGGTGGCGAGCCGCACCGAGGAACTGCACCAACAGCAGCAGCAGCTGATCCAGGCCGACAAGATGACCTCCCTGGGCATCCTGGTCTCCGGCGTGGCTCACGAGATCAACAACCCCAGCGGCCTGCTGCTGCTCAACCTGCCGGTGCTGCGGGAGGCCTACGACGATGCCCGCCCCATTCTCGAGGCGCACTATCGTGAACACGGCGATTTCTCGCTCGGCGGGCTGCCCTACTCGCGCATGCGCGACGAGATCCCCTCCATGCTCGACGAGATGCTGGAGGGCACCCAGCGCATCAAGCGAATCGTCGGCGACCTCAAGGATTTCGCCCGGCAGGGCAGTGCCGAGCTCGGCGAGCGCCTCGACCTCAACGAGGTGGTCGGGACGGCGCTGCGCCTGGTCGACAACTCGATCCGCAAGGCCACCGACCGGTTCGAGACGCGCTACGCCGAGGACCTGCCCGCCATCCAGGGCAACGGCCAGCGCATCGAGCAGGTGGTGATCAACCTGGTGCTGAACGCCTGCCAGGCCCTGGAGGATCGCGACCAGGGCATTCGCCTGACGACCCGCTACCTTCCCGGCGACGGGACCGTGACCCTGGAGGTGCGGGACGAGGGGCGGGGCATCGATGCCGAGGCGATCAACCGACTGACGGACCCCTTCTTCACCACCCGGCGCGAATGCGGCGGCACCGGCCTGGGGCTCTCCGTCTCCGCCGGCATCGTCCGCGAGCACCAGGGCCGACTCGCCTTCGCTTCCCGACCCGGCGACGGCACGACCGCCACGCTGACGCTGCCCGCGGCCCCGATACGCGATGACGACCGACACCACCTGGACGCAAGCTGA
- a CDS encoding sigma-54-dependent transcriptional regulator: MSMNLYPAFGLLLVDDEPSFLRSLSITLERSGGITNLHRCQDSREVMDILAREDIGLVTLDLTMPHLSGEALLRRIVEEHPDVGVIVISGLNQVESAVTCIKLGAFDYFVKTDEQDRLIEGIKRAIRLQELRHENQELRRRFLNDTLEHPEAFGHVISADKAMRSVFQYLESVAPSSQPLLISGESGVGKELIARAAHTLSGRRGPLVCVNVAGLDDNVFADTLFGHQRGAFTGADQARAGMIEQAADGTLFLDEIGDLSLASQVKLLRLLQEGEYYPLGSDRPKRMRGRIVVATHHDLDARQRAGTFRKDLYYRLRTHQVHIPPLRRRKGDIPLLLDHFLAEAADDLGKSRPTYPPELPVLLANYDFPGNVRELRAMAYDAMSVHRSRTLSMEVFKRAIAPSLAPPAPADGDAGERAVFAPDEPLPTLHEVADLLVHEAMRRAEGNQSIASRLLGISQPALSKRLKKLRETGPEPL, from the coding sequence ATGAGCATGAACCTCTATCCCGCCTTCGGCCTCCTGCTGGTCGATGACGAACCCTCCTTCCTGCGCAGCCTGAGCATTACCCTGGAACGCAGCGGCGGCATCACCAACCTCCACCGCTGCCAGGACAGCCGCGAGGTGATGGATATCCTGGCCCGGGAGGACATCGGCCTGGTGACTCTGGACCTCACCATGCCCCACCTGTCGGGGGAGGCGCTGCTACGGCGCATCGTCGAGGAGCACCCGGACGTGGGGGTCATCGTGATCAGCGGCCTGAACCAGGTGGAAAGCGCGGTGACCTGCATCAAGCTCGGCGCCTTCGACTACTTCGTCAAGACCGACGAGCAGGACCGGCTGATCGAGGGCATCAAGCGCGCCATCCGGCTGCAGGAGCTGCGCCACGAGAACCAGGAGCTGCGCAGGCGCTTCCTCAACGATACCCTCGAGCACCCCGAGGCCTTCGGCCATGTGATCAGCGCCGACAAGGCCATGCGCTCGGTCTTCCAGTACCTCGAGTCGGTGGCCCCCTCCAGCCAGCCGCTGCTGATCAGCGGGGAGAGCGGCGTCGGCAAGGAGCTGATCGCCCGGGCGGCCCACACCCTGAGCGGTCGCCGGGGCCCGCTGGTCTGTGTCAACGTGGCGGGGCTGGACGACAATGTCTTTGCCGACACCCTGTTCGGCCACCAGCGCGGCGCCTTCACCGGCGCCGACCAGGCCCGCGCCGGCATGATCGAGCAGGCGGCGGACGGCACCCTCTTTCTCGACGAGATCGGCGACCTGAGCCTGGCCTCCCAGGTCAAGCTGCTGCGGCTGCTGCAGGAGGGCGAGTACTACCCCCTGGGCAGTGACCGGCCCAAGCGGATGCGGGGGCGCATCGTCGTGGCCACCCACCATGACCTCGACGCTCGCCAGCGGGCGGGGACCTTTCGCAAGGACCTCTACTACCGCCTGCGTACCCACCAGGTGCACATCCCCCCGCTGCGTCGGCGCAAGGGGGACATCCCGCTGCTGCTGGATCACTTCCTCGCCGAGGCCGCCGACGACCTCGGCAAGTCCCGGCCGACCTATCCCCCCGAACTGCCGGTGCTGCTGGCCAACTACGACTTCCCCGGCAACGTGCGGGAGCTGCGCGCCATGGCCTACGATGCCATGAGCGTCCACCGGTCCCGGACGCTGTCCATGGAGGTCTTCAAGCGGGCCATCGCCCCGTCGCTGGCGCCCCCCGCCCCGGCCGACGGCGATGCAGGCGAGCGCGCGGTGTTCGCCCCGGACGAGCCCCTGCCGACCCTGCACGAGGTGGCCGACCTGCTGGTGCACGAGGCCATGCGTCGGGCCGAAGGCAATCAGTCCATCGCCTCTCGGCTGCTGGGCATCTCCCAGCCGGCGCTGAGCAAGCGGCTGAAGAAGCTGCGCGAAACGGGACCGGAACCCCTATAA
- a CDS encoding alanine/glycine:cation symporter family protein: MLDLINDLLWGKVLIALLVAVGIGFTLASRCVQFRYFGRMFRILSASQAFKRDQHGHLSSFQALLLSVAGRVGGGNIAGVAVAITLGGPGAVFWMWVVGLMGMATSFLECTLAQAYKTAEPDGTFRGGPARYIARGLGRRWTWLAGLYSVLLLATFGFAFTALQSYAVATSFDDAFGIPAGYTGLGLALVVGLIIFGGVKRIARVTEVLVPVMAGGYLLIALVVLGLNVTQLPDVIALIVNSAFGLEPAIGGGIGAAILMGVKRGLFSNEAGLGSAPNVAAVAYVPHPVNQGIVQAFSVFIDTLIICSATAFIILLGGAYDPAAGAGIDGIALTQASLADHVGEWGRSFVSIALLLFGFSTILYNYYLGENSLDFFSHRNRTLFNAFRLAIIGLCTWGATTDLGTIFAFADTTMGLLALANLVALILLFKPGLRFMRDFDGQIRAGVKQPIFDAAKFDDLNVDPAAWEIEPEDRERAQRAAAAAPASR, encoded by the coding sequence ATGCTGGACCTGATCAATGACCTGCTGTGGGGCAAGGTGCTGATCGCCTTGCTGGTCGCCGTCGGAATCGGCTTCACCCTGGCCTCCCGCTGCGTCCAGTTCCGCTACTTCGGGCGCATGTTCCGCATCCTCAGCGCCAGCCAGGCCTTCAAGCGCGACCAGCATGGCCACCTGAGCTCCTTCCAGGCCCTGCTGCTGTCGGTGGCCGGTCGCGTCGGCGGCGGCAACATCGCCGGCGTCGCCGTGGCCATCACCCTCGGCGGCCCGGGGGCCGTGTTCTGGATGTGGGTGGTCGGCCTGATGGGCATGGCCACCAGTTTCCTCGAGTGCACCCTGGCCCAGGCCTACAAGACCGCCGAGCCCGACGGCACCTTTCGCGGCGGCCCCGCACGCTACATCGCCCGGGGGCTCGGCCGGCGCTGGACCTGGCTGGCCGGCCTCTACTCGGTGCTGCTGCTGGCCACCTTCGGCTTCGCCTTCACCGCCCTGCAGTCCTATGCCGTGGCCACCTCCTTCGACGATGCCTTCGGCATCCCGGCCGGCTACACCGGCCTCGGCCTGGCCCTGGTCGTCGGCCTGATCATCTTCGGCGGCGTCAAGCGCATCGCGCGGGTCACCGAGGTGCTGGTCCCGGTGATGGCGGGCGGCTACCTGCTGATCGCCCTGGTCGTGCTGGGCCTGAACGTCACCCAACTGCCCGACGTCATCGCGCTGATCGTCAACAGCGCCTTCGGCCTCGAGCCGGCCATCGGCGGCGGCATCGGCGCGGCCATCCTGATGGGCGTCAAGCGCGGCCTGTTCTCCAACGAGGCGGGGCTCGGCAGCGCGCCGAACGTCGCCGCCGTCGCCTATGTGCCGCACCCGGTCAACCAGGGCATCGTCCAGGCCTTCTCGGTGTTCATCGACACCCTGATCATCTGTTCCGCTACCGCCTTCATCATCCTGCTCGGCGGGGCCTATGACCCGGCGGCCGGCGCCGGAATCGACGGCATCGCCCTGACCCAGGCCTCGCTGGCCGACCATGTGGGGGAGTGGGGCCGCAGCTTCGTCAGCATCGCACTGCTGCTGTTCGGCTTCAGCACCATCCTCTACAACTACTACCTGGGCGAGAACAGCCTCGATTTCTTCAGCCACCGCAACCGCACGCTGTTCAACGCCTTCCGCCTCGCCATCATCGGCCTGTGCACCTGGGGGGCGACGACCGACCTGGGCACCATCTTCGCCTTCGCCGACACCACCATGGGTCTCTTGGCCCTGGCCAACCTCGTCGCGCTGATCCTGCTGTTCAAGCCGGGACTGCGCTTCATGCGCGACTTCGACGGCCAGATCCGGGCCGGGGTGAAACAGCCGATCTTCGACGCCGCCAAGTTCGACGACCTGAACGTGGATCCGGCCGCCTGGGAGATCGAGCCCGAGGACCGCGAGCGGGCCCAGCGGGCCGCCGCAGCCGCACCGGCCTCCCGATGA